From the Streptomyces sp. SN-593 genome, the window GTACGTAACGGTTGGTCCATGATGTACCGCCCCAGGCCAACCCTGGCGGCGGCCGAGGAGTCCTTACAGACATGAGTGACGATCCGAACCGGAGTACGGACCGCGGCGCGGACCGCGGTGCACGCCGCGGCATGGACCGCAGCGCGGACCGGAGCGCGGACCGGGACACGCCGCAGGGCCTGCGCCAGGAAGGATGGGCGCCCCGCCCGGCGTCGGCCGGCCGGCCCCGCCGCACCGGCCTGCGCCGCCTGCTGCCGACCTGGCGGATGGCGCTCGGCGGCACCCTCACCCTGCTGCTGCTCCTGGTCGGCGCCTTCTTCGTCGGCTACGCGCTCGTGTCCATCCCCGACGCCAACGCCGCAGCCACCGCGCAGAGCAACGTCTACCTCTACTCCGACGGCAAGACCGAGATCTCCCGCGACGGCGCCGTCAACCGGCAGAACATCCAGCTCGACCAGGTCGCGTCGACCGCCCGCTACGCCACCCTCGCCGCGGAGGACCGCAACTTCTACCACGAGTCCGCGGTCAGCCCGAAGTCCATGCTGCGCGCCGCCTGGAACACCGCCACCGGCAAGGGCAGGCAGTCCGGGTCCACCATCACCCAGCAGTACGTGAAGAACTACTACCTCACGCAGAGCCAGACGGCCTCGCGCAAGGTGAAGGAGTTCTTCATCTCGATCAAGCTCGACCGCACCGAGTCGAAGGACCAGATCCTCCAGGGCTACCTCAACACCAGCTACTACGGCCGCAACGCGTACGGCATCGAGGCCGCCGCCGAGGCGTACTTCAGCGAGAACGCCTCCGACCTCACCACCGCCCAGGGCGCCTACCTCGCCACGCTGCTCAACGCACCCAGCGAGTACGACCTGTCCGCGCACCCCGAGAACGCCCCCGCCGCCAAGGCCCGCTGGAACTACGTGCTGGACGGCATGGTCAAGGAGCACTGGCTCACCGCGTCCCAGCGCGCCGCCACCAAGTTCCCGGCCATCGGCACGCCGAAGCCGGTCGCGAGCAAGGCCGGGCAGCGCGGCTACATCATCGAGGCGGTCAACCAGTACCTCACCGACCACCACATCGTGGACGCCGACGCGCTCTCCCGCGGCGGCTACCGCATCGTCACCACCATCCAGAAACCCAAGGAGGACGCCTTCGTCGCGGCGGCCCGGAAGGACGTCTACGACAAGCTCGGCAACGCCAAGCAGGACAAGTACGTCCGGGCCGGCGGCGTCTCCATCGACCCCTCCACCGGCGACGTGGTCGCCCTGTACGGCGGCATCGACTACACCAAGCAGTACGTCAGCAGCGCCACCAACCGGACCTACCAGCCCGGTTCCACCTTCAAGCCGGTGATCTTCACCTCGGCGCTGCAGAACC encodes:
- a CDS encoding transglycosylase domain-containing protein is translated as MSDDPNRSTDRGADRGARRGMDRSADRSADRDTPQGLRQEGWAPRPASAGRPRRTGLRRLLPTWRMALGGTLTLLLLLVGAFFVGYALVSIPDANAAATAQSNVYLYSDGKTEISRDGAVNRQNIQLDQVASTARYATLAAEDRNFYHESAVSPKSMLRAAWNTATGKGRQSGSTITQQYVKNYYLTQSQTASRKVKEFFISIKLDRTESKDQILQGYLNTSYYGRNAYGIEAAAEAYFSENASDLTTAQGAYLATLLNAPSEYDLSAHPENAPAAKARWNYVLDGMVKEHWLTASQRAATKFPAIGTPKPVASKAGQRGYIIEAVNQYLTDHHIVDADALSRGGYRIVTTIQKPKEDAFVAAARKDVYDKLGNAKQDKYVRAGGVSIDPSTGDVVALYGGIDYTKQYVSSATNRTYQPGSTFKPVIFTSALQNHSTTQDGRSITPTTVYDGDSGRQVQGPDGPVGYHPDNEDDADYGDITVTRAMDQSVNSVFAQMAQDVGTKKVIDTAHDLGIPDAVDIPQTPAMALGAFGSSQSQPNSASPLDMAQAYATLANHGVQIPYTIVAKITKDGNTLGLPDRDPVQSVPRSAADTTTAMLKSVVDAPLGTAAAARDSGWPSAAKTGTAENDKAAWFAGYTPKLATVVALFGMNPANGAQEQLNGSMNMARINGGGPPGSVWADYTAAALKGQHVTGFNLDMQDGSQTVAPQSDEPTTPDSGVTTPPTTGATTPATQPPTTTPPTTGTTAPGTPSTPPTSSVPTDPAEPPTGSDPTDTFAPQGGSAGTDGLTGLAGGRSG